A genomic segment from Streptomyces antibioticus encodes:
- a CDS encoding CGNR zinc finger domain-containing protein, with translation MSERAPAPGGLALVESLVNTLDLESGADALDTVEGRARLGLSDDELPAARALRESLRATLLAHAGHPPHRSVTPLGELLSAAPLRVTVDARDGSARLAPADPDPLLSRIAAAVAEALVAGTWDRLKACEATTCHWAYYDRSPAGRGRWCSMQVCGARAKMRRYRAREA, from the coding sequence ATGAGCGAGAGAGCGCCCGCGCCGGGAGGGCTGGCCCTGGTCGAGTCCCTGGTCAACACCCTGGACCTGGAGTCGGGCGCCGACGCCCTCGACACCGTGGAAGGGCGGGCGCGCCTCGGGCTCAGCGACGACGAACTCCCCGCCGCCCGCGCCCTGCGCGAGTCCCTGCGCGCCACCCTGCTGGCCCACGCCGGCCACCCGCCGCACCGCTCCGTGACCCCGCTCGGCGAACTGCTCTCGGCCGCCCCGCTCCGCGTGACGGTCGACGCGCGCGACGGCTCGGCCCGGCTCGCCCCCGCCGACCCGGACCCGCTGCTCTCCCGGATCGCGGCCGCCGTCGCGGAGGCGCTGGTCGCGGGCACCTGGGACCGGCTCAAGGCGTGCGAGGCCACCACGTGCCACTGGGCGTACTACGACCGCAGCCCGGCCGGACGCGGCCGCTGGTGCTCGATGCAGGTGTGCGGCGCACGCGCCAAGATGCGGCGCTACCGGGCCCGGGAAGCGTGA
- a CDS encoding VOC family protein — MTVAKLGAVVLDCPDPRALAGFYAEVLGGTVEGDEEWVDLKVPDGRTLAFQAAPGFVPPAWPAPEQSQQFHLDLTVEDLDAAEQSVLALGAKPLDTDDRSRSWRVYADPAGHPFCLCAC; from the coding sequence ATGACTGTCGCCAAGCTGGGTGCCGTCGTCCTGGACTGCCCCGACCCGCGCGCGCTCGCCGGTTTCTACGCCGAGGTGCTGGGCGGCACCGTCGAGGGCGACGAGGAGTGGGTGGACCTCAAGGTGCCGGACGGGCGGACGCTCGCCTTCCAGGCCGCCCCCGGGTTCGTCCCGCCCGCGTGGCCCGCGCCCGAGCAGTCCCAGCAGTTCCATCTGGACCTGACCGTCGAGGACCTGGACGCGGCGGAACAGTCGGTGCTGGCGCTGGGGGCCAAGCCGCTGGACACGGACGACCGCTCACGGAGCTGGCGTGTGTACGCGGACCCGGCCGGGCACCCGTTCTGTCTGTGCGCCTGCTGA
- a CDS encoding VOC family protein produces the protein MPPVVRFRSVVLDCPDPGALAAFYAAFLGGTPEAEEGGGDSWYVLRIPGGPRLAFQRVEGYTPPEWPRADRNPQQFHLDLDAGTTWAEVDAAEQRVRELGARPLDLEDREKKDFVVYADPAGHPFCLCRIERP, from the coding sequence ATGCCGCCCGTAGTCCGTTTCCGTTCCGTGGTGCTCGACTGCCCCGACCCGGGCGCGCTCGCCGCCTTCTACGCGGCGTTCCTGGGCGGGACACCGGAGGCGGAGGAGGGCGGCGGGGACTCCTGGTACGTCCTGAGGATCCCCGGCGGCCCCCGTCTCGCGTTCCAGCGGGTCGAGGGCTACACCCCGCCCGAGTGGCCGCGCGCCGACCGCAACCCGCAGCAGTTCCACCTCGACCTGGACGCGGGCACCACCTGGGCGGAGGTGGACGCGGCCGAGCAACGGGTACGGGAGCTGGGCGCACGCCCCCTGGACCTGGAGGACCGCGAGAAGAAGGACTTCGTGGTGTACGCCGACCCGGCGGGCCACCCGTTCTGCCTGTGCCGGATCGAGCGGCCTTGA
- a CDS encoding type II toxin-antitoxin system Phd/YefM family antitoxin — protein MSVHMPADDHESWQETSYLLRSPANARRLRDAVARDKDGSATVPTTSAELRALSGDE, from the coding sequence ATGAGCGTTCACATGCCCGCCGACGACCACGAGTCCTGGCAGGAGACCAGCTACCTGCTGCGCTCTCCTGCCAACGCCCGCCGTCTCAGGGATGCGGTCGCGCGCGACAAGGACGGTTCCGCCACGGTCCCCACGACGTCGGCGGAACTGCGCGCCCTGTCGGGTGACGAGTGA
- a CDS encoding dipeptidase, translated as MTSLERARELLAEFPVADGHNDLPWALREQVRYDLDARDIAVSQTAHLHTDIPRLRAGGVGAQYWSVYVRADLPDPVPATLEQIDCVRRLIDRHPADLRAALTAADMETAREQGRIASLMGAEGGHSIANSLGTLRGLYELGVRYMTLTHNDNVDWADSATDEPGVGGLSAFGREVVREMNRLGMLVDLSHVAATTMRDALDASSAPVIFSHSSARAVCDHPRNVPDDVLERLPANGGMAMVTFVPKFVLQAAVEWTAAAGENLRAHGFFDLDTTAEAMKVHRAFEEANPRPVATVATVADHLDHMREAAGIDHLGIGGDYDGTAFTPDGLNDVSGYPNLIAELLDRGWSTADLAKLTWKNAVRVLGAAEDVSRALQATRGPSHATIESLDG; from the coding sequence ATGACCTCGCTGGAGCGGGCCCGGGAACTGCTCGCCGAGTTCCCGGTCGCCGACGGGCACAACGACCTGCCCTGGGCCCTGCGCGAGCAGGTCCGCTACGACCTCGACGCCCGTGACATCGCCGTCTCCCAGACCGCCCACCTGCACACCGACATCCCCCGGCTGCGGGCCGGCGGCGTCGGCGCGCAGTACTGGTCGGTGTACGTGCGCGCGGACCTGCCCGACCCGGTCCCGGCGACGCTGGAGCAGATCGACTGCGTACGCCGGCTCATCGACCGCCACCCGGCCGACCTGCGCGCCGCGCTGACCGCCGCCGACATGGAGACGGCGCGCGAGCAGGGCCGTATCGCCTCGCTGATGGGCGCCGAGGGCGGCCACTCCATCGCCAACTCGCTCGGCACCCTGCGCGGTCTGTACGAGCTGGGCGTGCGGTACATGACGCTCACCCACAACGACAACGTGGACTGGGCGGACTCCGCGACGGACGAGCCCGGGGTGGGCGGTCTGTCGGCGTTCGGCCGGGAGGTCGTCCGCGAGATGAACCGCCTCGGCATGCTGGTGGACCTCTCGCACGTGGCGGCGACGACCATGCGGGACGCGCTGGACGCCTCCTCGGCGCCGGTGATCTTCTCCCACTCCTCGGCCCGCGCCGTCTGCGACCACCCGCGCAACGTCCCCGACGACGTCCTGGAGCGGCTGCCCGCCAACGGCGGCATGGCGATGGTGACGTTCGTGCCCAAGTTCGTGCTCCAGGCGGCGGTCGAGTGGACCGCCGCGGCCGGCGAGAACCTGCGCGCGCACGGCTTCTTCGACCTGGACACCACCGCCGAGGCGATGAAGGTCCACCGGGCCTTCGAGGAGGCCAACCCGCGCCCGGTCGCCACCGTCGCGACGGTCGCCGACCACCTGGACCACATGCGCGAGGCGGCCGGCATCGACCACCTCGGCATCGGCGGCGACTACGACGGGACGGCCTTCACCCCCGACGGCCTGAACGACGTCTCCGGCTACCCCAACCTGATCGCCGAACTCCTCGACCGCGGCTGGTCCACCGCCGACCTCGCCAAGCTGACCTGGAAGAACGCGGTCCGGGTCCTGGGCGCCGCGGAGGACGTGTCCCGAGCCCTTCAGGCCACCCGGGGCCCGTCCCACGCGACGATCGAGTCGTTGGACGGGTGA
- the purE gene encoding 5-(carboxyamino)imidazole ribonucleotide mutase, protein MSPVVGIVMGSDSDWPVMEAAAQALDEFEIAYEVDVVSAHRMPREMIAYGEQAAERGLKVIIAGAGGAAHLPGMLASVTPLPVIGVPVPLKYLDGMDSLLSIVQMPAGVPVATVSVAGARNAGLLAARILASHDEELLGRMREFQQELNDQATEKGKRLRTKVEGSGNGFGFGK, encoded by the coding sequence ATGAGCCCCGTTGTTGGCATCGTCATGGGGTCGGACTCCGACTGGCCCGTGATGGAGGCCGCCGCCCAGGCCCTGGACGAGTTCGAGATCGCGTACGAGGTGGACGTCGTCTCCGCGCACCGCATGCCCCGCGAGATGATCGCGTACGGCGAGCAGGCGGCCGAGCGCGGCCTGAAGGTGATCATCGCCGGTGCCGGCGGCGCGGCCCATCTGCCCGGCATGCTCGCCTCGGTGACCCCGCTGCCGGTGATCGGCGTCCCGGTCCCGCTGAAGTACCTCGACGGCATGGACAGCCTGCTGTCGATCGTGCAGATGCCGGCCGGTGTCCCGGTCGCCACCGTCTCCGTCGCCGGCGCCCGCAACGCGGGCCTGCTCGCCGCCCGGATCCTCGCCTCCCACGACGAGGAACTGCTCGGCCGGATGCGCGAGTTCCAGCAGGAGCTGAACGACCAGGCCACCGAGAAGGGCAAACGGCTGCGCACCAAGGTCGAGGGCTCCGGCAACGGCTTCGGCTTCGGGAAGTGA
- a CDS encoding 5-(carboxyamino)imidazole ribonucleotide synthase, producing MTFPVVGMVGGGQLARMTHEAGIPLGIRFKLLSDTPQDSAAQVVSEVVVGDYRDLDTLRDFARGCDVITFDHEHVPTEHLRALEADGIPVRPGPDALVHAQDKGVMRARLDAIGVPCPRHRIVADPADVAAFAAEGEGFPVVLKTVRGGYDGKGVWVVDSAEEAAEPFRAGVPVLAEEKVDYVRELAANVVRSPHGQAVAYPVVESRQVAGVCDTVIAPAPDLDEALALKAEEMALTIAKELGVVGHLAVELFQTRDGRILVNELAMRPHNSGHWTQDGAITSQFANHVRAVLDLPLGDPRPRAPWTVMVNVLGGDYPDMYSAYLHCMARDPQLKIHMYGKDVKPGRKVGHVNTYGDDLDDVLERARHAAGYLRGTITE from the coding sequence GTGACGTTCCCGGTAGTCGGCATGGTCGGCGGGGGTCAGCTCGCTCGTATGACACACGAGGCGGGCATCCCGCTCGGCATCAGGTTCAAGCTCCTCAGTGACACCCCGCAGGATTCCGCGGCGCAGGTGGTGAGCGAGGTCGTCGTCGGCGACTATCGCGACCTCGACACGCTCCGTGACTTCGCGCGGGGCTGCGATGTGATCACCTTCGATCACGAACACGTACCCACCGAACACCTCCGGGCGCTGGAGGCGGACGGCATCCCCGTCCGCCCCGGCCCGGACGCGCTCGTGCACGCCCAGGACAAGGGCGTCATGCGGGCGCGGCTCGACGCGATCGGCGTGCCCTGCCCACGGCACCGCATCGTCGCCGACCCGGCCGACGTGGCCGCCTTCGCGGCCGAGGGGGAAGGTTTCCCCGTCGTCCTCAAGACGGTCCGCGGCGGCTACGACGGCAAGGGCGTCTGGGTCGTCGACTCGGCCGAGGAGGCCGCGGAGCCGTTCCGCGCCGGCGTGCCCGTGCTCGCCGAGGAGAAGGTCGACTACGTCCGAGAGCTGGCCGCCAACGTCGTGCGCTCCCCGCACGGCCAGGCCGTCGCCTACCCGGTGGTCGAGTCCCGGCAGGTCGCCGGCGTCTGCGACACCGTGATCGCGCCCGCCCCCGACCTCGACGAGGCGCTCGCGCTGAAGGCCGAGGAGATGGCGCTCACGATCGCCAAGGAACTCGGCGTCGTCGGCCATCTCGCCGTCGAGCTGTTCCAGACCCGCGACGGCCGGATCCTCGTCAACGAACTGGCGATGCGCCCGCACAACTCGGGCCACTGGACCCAGGACGGCGCGATCACCAGCCAGTTCGCCAACCACGTCCGCGCGGTCCTCGACCTCCCGCTCGGCGACCCGCGCCCGCGCGCCCCGTGGACCGTCATGGTCAACGTGCTGGGCGGCGACTACCCGGACATGTACTCCGCGTATCTGCACTGCATGGCGCGCGACCCCCAGCTCAAGATCCACATGTACGGCAAGGACGTGAAGCCCGGCCGCAAGGTCGGACATGTCAACACCTACGGCGACGACCTCGACGACGTGCTGGAGCGCGCCCGTCACGCAGCCGGCTACCTGAGAGGCACGATCACCGAATGA
- a CDS encoding GtrA family protein: protein MAHGSSGQSSVHSSRLRRLFRELAKFGAVGGAGLLVNLGVFNLVRQVTDLPVVRASVIATVVAIIFNYIGFRYFTYRDRDKSGRTRELTLFLLFSVVGLVIENGLLFTATYGFGWDTPLQSNIFKFLGIGVATLFRFWSYRTWVFRTLPAKEAVARAESILVAEGSRVTRQQPRKPKARQRA, encoded by the coding sequence ATGGCACATGGTTCCTCGGGGCAATCGTCGGTGCATTCGTCCAGGTTGCGGCGCCTTTTCCGCGAGCTGGCGAAGTTCGGTGCCGTGGGTGGCGCGGGGCTTCTGGTCAATCTGGGCGTTTTCAACCTCGTCCGCCAGGTCACGGACCTGCCGGTGGTGCGCGCGAGCGTCATCGCGACGGTCGTGGCGATCATCTTCAACTACATCGGGTTCCGGTACTTCACCTACCGTGACCGCGACAAGAGCGGCCGGACCCGGGAACTGACCCTGTTCCTGCTGTTCAGCGTGGTCGGCCTGGTCATCGAGAACGGCCTGCTGTTCACGGCGACCTACGGCTTCGGCTGGGACACCCCGCTCCAGAGCAACATCTTCAAGTTCCTCGGCATCGGCGTCGCCACCCTGTTCCGCTTCTGGTCCTACCGCACCTGGGTGTTCCGGACCCTGCCCGCGAAGGAGGCCGTGGCCCGCGCGGAGTCCATCCTCGTGGCCGAGGGCTCCCGGGTGACCCGCCAACAGCCCCGCAAGCCGAAGGCGCGGCAGCGGGCCTGA